A genome region from Rickettsiales endosymbiont of Stachyamoeba lipophora includes the following:
- a CDS encoding nucleotide exchange factor GrpE: MTKDDIQQENHPNNEKRETSSTHQDEANPANPFQSQILEELKNAQEEVKNYKEQLLRIAAEMENLRKRTEKEKEESNKFAVTKFAKDMIDVAENLRLALASVTDEHLQNEIVKAIYSGVEMTNKSLLTVFNKHHISTIVPQKGDEFDHNLHQAVAQHPDEEVESGKISQLLQSGYMLHDRLIKPAIVITAQ; the protein is encoded by the coding sequence ATGACTAAAGATGATATCCAGCAAGAAAATCACCCTAATAATGAAAAGAGAGAAACTTCTTCAACCCATCAGGATGAAGCAAATCCAGCTAATCCTTTTCAATCTCAAATATTAGAAGAATTAAAAAATGCTCAAGAAGAAGTAAAAAATTATAAAGAGCAATTATTGCGTATCGCTGCAGAAATGGAAAACTTACGAAAAAGAACCGAAAAAGAGAAAGAAGAAAGCAACAAATTTGCAGTGACTAAATTTGCAAAAGATATGATTGATGTGGCTGAAAATCTAAGGCTTGCATTAGCATCTGTTACAGATGAACATCTACAAAATGAAATTGTTAAAGCTATTTATAGCGGTGTAGAAATGACTAACAAAAGCTTACTTACAGTTTTTAACAAGCATCATATCTCTACTATCGTTCCACAGAAAGGTGATGAATTTGATCATAATTTACATCAAGCTGTTGCTCAACATCCTGATGAAGAAGTTGAATCAGGAAAAATTTCTCAACTTTTACAAAGCGGATATATGCTTCATGACAGGCTGATTAAACCAGCAATAGTGATAACTGCCCAGTAA